The Caballeronia sp. M1242 nucleotide sequence CTTCGCGGCGTTGCAGGTCGCCATCGCAACGACGTGACCGAGCGGCAGGCCGAGCGCCAGCATGCTTGTCATCGCGCTGACGAGGCTGAACTGGGTGCGGCCGAGAAACGAATGCTCTTCGTCCGGGTGACTGTCGGGCGTGCCGGCGGGGGCGGGCACGTGCGTGTTGTAGCCGTGCATGTCTGCGCCGAGCGTGTCGGGGACGACACCCGCGTCGAGCACGATACGCGCCGTCTTGAAGCTGAAGTGCGAGCCGTGGCCCACGTCGATCTTCAGGCCGCGCGACACCGCTTCGTGCACGAGCGGATGCAGTTGCCCGTTCTCTTCGACGAAGCCGCCGGGATGACGGCTGAACGGATGCGCGAGGATGTCGCCGGGCTTGAGCGTCTCAACCACCTGATTGAAGATACAGTCGGGCTGCACCGGCAGTCCGCCACTCTGCGGCTTCGGCCACAACTGACCGAAATGGATGTACAGGGGCAGATTTGCGCCGCGCCCGATCTGCGCGGCGATCTTCATGACGTCGAGACCCCAGCGCGCAAACCCGCCGATTTCTGCATGCGCCTTGATGCCCTTCACGAGATCCGGATTGGCCTTGATCGACTTGATGGTCGCATCGGCATCGAGACAGTCGGGGCGATACAGGTCCGGATAATAGTGACCTTCGAGCCCCCCGACGAGATAGGCGGAAATGAACGCCAGGACGCGCGTGGCCGAACGCTCCGCCACGTAGTGCCGAAAGCCCGGAATGGTGATGCAACTCGGTCCGCCCTGATCGACGAGCGTCGTGACGCCCGACTGCACGCCGCACTGATCCGCGTTCAGGCCGAAGCGTCCCGTGACGTATTGGTAGACGTGACCGTGGGTATCGATAAGACCGGGCAGCACCAGCTTGCCACTGCAATCGACGACTTCTGCATGCCGCGCCTGTGTCGCGGCGTCGACGCCCATTGCGGCGATGACGCCGTTGTCCACCAGAATGTCGAGTGTGGCGTCGATCTTCTGGGCCGGGTCAATGACGCGCCCCCCTTTGAGCAGTACTTGTGACATGTGCTGTGCGCATCGCGAGTGGAAAGATGCGTGGTGTACCGCAAGTAGTATGCCGGTTTCGCTTCGCCATGCCTCGCAGGCCTCTTTCCTCGTCGTTTCAATGGCTTACGACCTTCGATTACGGGCGATGCGTGCCGTACCACGGATTTTGTCGAAAGCCATCGCACCAAGTCGGACAGTCACGGACGCGCGCCCGCACCACGCCCATGCGCGATGCCTTCTTATGGTGATTCGTAGGTGTACCACGGATTTGCGGCGCGATGCGGTTTGGGCCTAAAATGCGGCATCGGGCGCCCGACGCTCAATCCTTTTTCTGAAAAAGTCGCTGACATGCGAAACATGGCCACCGATCGAATCGACATCAAG carries:
- a CDS encoding amidohydrolase/deacetylase family metallohydrolase; translated protein: MSQVLLKGGRVIDPAQKIDATLDILVDNGVIAAMGVDAATQARHAEVVDCSGKLVLPGLIDTHGHVYQYVTGRFGLNADQCGVQSGVTTLVDQGGPSCITIPGFRHYVAERSATRVLAFISAYLVGGLEGHYYPDLYRPDCLDADATIKSIKANPDLVKGIKAHAEIGGFARWGLDVMKIAAQIGRGANLPLYIHFGQLWPKPQSGGLPVQPDCIFNQVVETLKPGDILAHPFSRHPGGFVEENGQLHPLVHEAVSRGLKIDVGHGSHFSFKTARIVLDAGVVPDTLGADMHGYNTHVPAPAGTPDSHPDEEHSFLGRTQFSLVSAMTSMLALGLPLGHVVAMATCNAAKMVGMEHEIGTLEVGRGADISVLDDRRGRWVLEDNEGTQVITDRMLSPLFCLRDGVRHNAVSPTLPLARAA